One genomic window of [Clostridium] scindens ATCC 35704 includes the following:
- a CDS encoding GntP family permease — MVNGLSGERMLVGLAIGIAILIFLVLKTKVQAFLALIICTVIVGIVGGMPLSTITLEDGKAFGIVNSITTGFGGTLGSIGIIIGFGVMMGQLFEATGAAKRMAHTFLRLFGKKREEEALALTGFLVSIPIFCDSGFVVLAPIAKAISKATKKSIIGLGVALAAGLVITHSMVPPTPGPLGVCGIFDIDVGKFILLSLVLSLPMAIACIAYARLYLSKKYYRIPNDEGEIVELPYQEPDYENAFSMDVKGLPGTLESFLPLIVPIVLILINTVASALGKTEGFMEILIFLGQPIIAVGLGLLVAIFTLGRKLDRHTAVTEMERGMMSAGIIMLVTGGGGALGQIIKDSGLGTYMAEGLAKTAIPIIILPLLISTAMRFIQGSGTVAMTTAASISAPIVIAAGVSPLLGAVACCVGSLFFGYFNDSYFWVVNRTLGVSEAKDQLTIWSLTSTVAWAVGVVEVLILNIFM; from the coding sequence ATGGTAAACGGACTTAGTGGGGAAAGAATGTTGGTTGGACTGGCAATCGGTATTGCCATCCTGATATTTTTAGTATTAAAAACAAAAGTACAGGCGTTTCTGGCACTTATTATCTGTACAGTTATCGTTGGGATTGTCGGCGGAATGCCGCTTTCCACTATTACGCTGGAAGATGGCAAGGCCTTTGGAATCGTAAATTCCATTACCACCGGCTTTGGAGGAACGCTGGGAAGCATTGGCATTATCATCGGCTTTGGCGTTATGATGGGCCAGTTGTTTGAAGCAACAGGAGCTGCAAAAAGAATGGCTCATACATTTCTGAGGTTATTTGGCAAGAAAAGGGAAGAGGAAGCATTAGCTCTGACTGGATTCCTTGTATCGATCCCGATATTCTGCGATTCAGGATTTGTAGTACTTGCACCTATCGCAAAAGCGATTTCAAAGGCAACAAAGAAGTCCATCATCGGGCTTGGAGTCGCACTTGCGGCGGGCCTTGTCATCACGCATTCCATGGTTCCCCCGACACCGGGGCCGCTGGGAGTCTGCGGAATCTTTGACATTGATGTAGGAAAATTTATCCTCCTGTCACTGGTGCTCTCACTTCCGATGGCAATTGCATGTATCGCTTATGCGAGACTGTATCTTTCTAAGAAATATTACCGGATTCCGAATGATGAGGGAGAGATCGTAGAACTTCCTTATCAGGAGCCGGATTACGAGAATGCATTCTCAATGGATGTAAAGGGACTTCCTGGAACATTAGAGTCATTCCTGCCATTGATCGTGCCTATCGTGCTGATTCTGATCAATACGGTTGCCAGCGCACTTGGAAAGACAGAAGGATTTATGGAAATCCTCATTTTCCTTGGACAGCCGATTATCGCGGTAGGGCTTGGACTTCTGGTGGCAATCTTTACATTGGGAAGGAAGCTGGATCGGCATACGGCGGTAACGGAGATGGAACGAGGAATGATGTCTGCAGGTATCATCATGCTGGTTACCGGTGGCGGCGGAGCCCTTGGACAGATCATCAAGGATTCCGGACTTGGTACATATATGGCAGAAGGCCTTGCAAAGACGGCGATTCCGATCATCATCCTTCCGCTTCTGATTTCAACGGCAATGCGCTTCATCCAGGGTTCTGGCACGGTCGCTATGACAACAGCCGCAAGCATCTCTGCCCCGATCGTGATCGCGGCAGGCGTAAGTCCTCTGCTGGGCGCGGTGGCATGCTGCGTGGGCTCCCTGTTCTTTGGATACTTTAATGATAGTTATTTCTGGGTGGTCAACAGGACGCTTGGAGTAAGCGAGGCAAAAGACCAGCTGACAATATGGTCTTTAACATCTACGGTTGCCTGGGCGGTCGGCGTAGTGGAAGTATTAATATTGAATATTTTCATGTAA
- the pdxA gene encoding 4-hydroxythreonine-4-phosphate dehydrogenase PdxA, which yields MKKSLIAVPIGDPAGVGPEIVAKAVASKEVADVAGCIIVGDKTIVENAIKITGADLRVHVINEPKEGDFREGILNLIDLGNVDMAGFEFGKVNGMCGKAAYEYIAKSIELANDGKVDAVATTPINKESLRAGGINYIGHTEIFGALTGTEDPLTMFETNGMRVFFLTRHVSLREMLDMITKERIKDYVKRCLEALKRLGVTDGTMAIAGLNPHSGEHGLFGWEEVNEITPAVEELKAEGYDVVGPIGADSVFHQAALGKYNSVLSLYHDQGHIATKTLDFERTIAITNGMPILRTSVDHGTAFDIAGKGIVSAVSMIEAILLAAKYAPNFTK from the coding sequence ATGAAAAAATCATTAATCGCAGTACCAATTGGGGATCCGGCAGGGGTCGGGCCGGAAATTGTCGCAAAGGCAGTCGCTTCAAAAGAAGTGGCGGATGTGGCAGGATGCATTATCGTTGGCGACAAGACGATCGTGGAAAATGCCATTAAGATCACAGGAGCGGATCTTAGAGTCCATGTTATCAACGAGCCGAAAGAAGGAGACTTCCGGGAGGGAATCCTCAATCTGATCGACTTAGGCAATGTTGATATGGCCGGTTTTGAATTTGGCAAGGTCAATGGAATGTGCGGCAAGGCCGCCTATGAATACATTGCAAAAAGTATTGAACTTGCAAATGACGGCAAGGTTGATGCTGTCGCTACCACGCCAATCAATAAGGAGTCTTTGCGCGCAGGCGGAATCAACTACATCGGCCATACAGAGATTTTTGGCGCCCTTACCGGCACCGAGGATCCTCTGACCATGTTTGAGACGAATGGAATGCGCGTGTTTTTCCTGACCAGGCACGTATCCTTGCGAGAGATGCTGGATATGATTACGAAAGAACGAATCAAGGATTATGTAAAACGGTGCCTGGAAGCCTTGAAGAGGCTGGGCGTAACGGACGGGACAATGGCAATCGCAGGACTGAATCCGCATAGTGGAGAGCATGGTCTGTTTGGATGGGAAGAAGTTAATGAGATCACTCCGGCGGTCGAGGAACTTAAAGCAGAAGGATATGATGTAGTCGGGCCTATTGGGGCGGACTCGGTCTTCCATCAGGCAGCCTTGGGCAAGTATAACAGCGTATTGTCCCTCTATCATGATCAGGGGCATATTGCAACGAAAACCCTTGACTTTGAAAGAACGATTGCGATTACTAATGGAATGCCGATCCTTCGGACATCTGTGGATCATGGAACAGCGTTTGATATTGCCGGAAAAGGAATTGTAAGCGCTGTCAGCATGATCGAGGCCATCTTGTTGGCGGCGAAATACGCACCAAATTTTACAAAGTAA
- a CDS encoding four-carbon acid sugar kinase family protein, whose product MPQCVVIADDLTGANATGVLLKKMNYKAYTVMNTERIELSTLTDCDCVLYPTDSRGVEPTIAYNRVHNVCNLLKGKDVKVYSKRIDSTLRGNLGSETDAMLDCLGEEYVAIVAPCFPSSGRVVIGGYMLVNGMPLHKTDIALDPKTPVTISEAAVLFAQQSKYKVSSIMMRDMMHGKHYLADRMNKLVSEGSRILVLDCVTQEDLDLIADAVITSKLKTVAVDPGVFTATLSRKLIVPAKKKEKNRILAVVGSVNPNTKVQMEELWLSQRTHNVFVNTKELLEGQERREEEIVRATEAILKECDKNVVCTVTGDGIYPENRIDFKPYMERDKCTLDTVTGIINSAFAEITYRIFKAEPAFKGLYTSGGDVTVAVCQRFKTAGLSLMDEVLPLAAYGQFLKGEFEGVHIITKGGSQGGRDAINQCITYLKEKLYI is encoded by the coding sequence ATGCCTCAATGTGTTGTAATAGCAGATGACTTAACAGGAGCGAATGCCACCGGAGTACTTCTGAAGAAGATGAACTACAAAGCCTACACGGTAATGAATACGGAACGGATTGAACTGTCAACCCTGACGGACTGCGACTGCGTGCTCTATCCCACGGACAGCCGGGGAGTGGAGCCGACAATCGCGTACAACCGGGTACATAACGTGTGCAATCTGCTGAAGGGAAAGGATGTCAAGGTGTATTCAAAGCGTATTGACAGTACGCTGCGAGGGAATCTTGGCAGCGAGACGGATGCCATGCTGGATTGTCTGGGGGAGGAATATGTGGCTATCGTTGCGCCCTGCTTTCCATCCTCAGGCAGAGTCGTAATCGGAGGATATATGCTGGTCAATGGGATGCCGCTTCATAAGACGGATATTGCTCTTGATCCGAAGACCCCGGTCACGATATCCGAGGCGGCGGTATTGTTTGCACAGCAAAGCAAGTACAAAGTATCTTCCATAATGATGAGGGATATGATGCATGGAAAACACTATCTGGCTGACCGGATGAATAAACTCGTGTCAGAAGGAAGCAGGATATTGGTTCTGGACTGTGTGACCCAGGAGGATCTGGATCTGATCGCAGATGCTGTAATTACCAGCAAATTAAAGACTGTGGCGGTTGATCCCGGCGTATTTACAGCTACGCTATCCAGAAAACTGATCGTGCCTGCCAAGAAGAAAGAAAAGAATAGGATTCTTGCTGTGGTGGGTAGCGTCAATCCAAATACAAAGGTACAGATGGAAGAACTCTGGCTCTCCCAGAGAACCCACAATGTATTTGTAAATACGAAGGAATTGCTGGAGGGGCAGGAAAGAAGAGAGGAGGAAATTGTCCGGGCAACAGAAGCCATCCTTAAAGAATGCGACAAGAATGTGGTATGTACCGTGACGGGCGATGGCATCTATCCTGAGAACCGGATAGATTTCAAGCCATATATGGAACGCGACAAATGCACCCTTGATACCGTGACAGGAATAATTAACAGTGCTTTTGCAGAGATTACTTATAGGATATTCAAGGCGGAGCCTGCATTTAAGGGGCTCTATACCAGCGGCGGAGATGTTACAGTTGCCGTGTGCCAGAGATTTAAGACTGCCGGCCTGAGCCTGATGGATGAAGTATTGCCGCTGGCCGCTTATGGACAGTTCCTGAAAGGAGAGTTCGAAGGCGTGCATATCATTACCAAAGGCGGAAGCCAGGGCGGGCGGGATGCGATCAATCAATGTATTACCTATCTGAAAGAAAAACTGTATATATAG
- a CDS encoding four-carbon acid sugar kinase family protein, which yields MSIGAEALTSYKKIDEAYIDGLLKKEIEASNKKIVVLDDDPTGVQTVHDISVYTNWDKDSIRQGFDEENSLFYVLTNSRGFTVEQTTKAHNEIASVVDQVAKETGKEYIFISRSDSTLRGHYPLETELLKDKYEKNTGKTIDGEILCPFFKEGGRYTVENVHYVKYGEKLIPANETEFAKDKTFGYTAATVPEYVEEKTKGAYKAADVTCISLEDIHNMDIDKIEAQLMAVKDFNKIVVNAVGYADVKVFCTALYRAMAKGKVFMFRTAAAIVKVMGAVTDQPLLTRGQMVVRETDKGGIIVVGSHTDKTTKQVEALKELDGIEFIELDATLVKDDAAFEAEVQRCLDQEEACIREGKTVCCYTSRALITADTGDKEDELRLSVKISDAVQSLVGRLSVTPSFVIAKGGITSSDVGTKALAVKKANVLGQIKPGIPVWQTGQESKFPMTPYVIFPGNVGEITTLKEAVEVLMIK from the coding sequence ATGTCAATTGGAGCAGAGGCATTGACCTCATATAAGAAAATTGATGAGGCCTATATTGACGGCCTGTTAAAGAAAGAGATCGAGGCAAGCAATAAGAAGATTGTGGTGCTGGATGACGACCCGACAGGCGTGCAGACGGTTCATGATATCTCCGTCTACACAAACTGGGATAAAGACAGCATCCGGCAGGGGTTTGACGAGGAGAACAGCCTGTTCTATGTCCTGACCAACTCAAGAGGGTTTACGGTAGAGCAGACAACGAAGGCCCACAATGAGATCGCGTCAGTGGTAGACCAGGTTGCAAAAGAGACCGGGAAGGAATATATATTCATCAGCCGGAGCGACAGCACGCTGCGCGGCCATTATCCGCTGGAGACGGAACTTCTGAAGGATAAATATGAGAAGAACACGGGCAAGACGATCGACGGAGAGATTCTCTGTCCATTCTTTAAAGAAGGAGGAAGATATACGGTTGAAAACGTACATTATGTCAAATATGGGGAGAAACTGATTCCAGCCAATGAAACAGAATTTGCAAAGGATAAGACTTTCGGTTATACGGCTGCGACCGTGCCGGAATATGTGGAGGAAAAGACGAAAGGGGCATATAAGGCTGCGGATGTAACCTGCATATCCCTGGAAGATATCCACAATATGGATATTGATAAGATTGAAGCGCAGCTGATGGCTGTCAAGGATTTTAATAAGATCGTGGTAAATGCTGTTGGTTATGCGGATGTAAAAGTATTCTGCACAGCGCTTTACCGGGCAATGGCAAAAGGAAAAGTCTTCATGTTCCGTACAGCGGCAGCCATTGTTAAGGTAATGGGCGCGGTTACAGATCAGCCTCTTCTTACCAGAGGCCAAATGGTAGTCCGGGAAACGGACAAGGGAGGAATCATAGTCGTAGGCTCCCATACGGACAAGACGACAAAACAGGTGGAGGCATTAAAAGAACTGGACGGCATTGAATTTATTGAACTGGATGCCACACTTGTAAAAGATGACGCGGCATTTGAAGCAGAAGTGCAAAGATGTCTTGACCAGGAAGAAGCATGCATCAGGGAAGGAAAGACAGTATGCTGCTACACAAGCCGCGCTCTGATCACCGCTGACACCGGAGACAAAGAAGACGAGCTTCGGCTCTCTGTAAAAATATCTGATGCAGTCCAGTCGTTAGTAGGCCGCTTAAGCGTTACGCCAAGCTTTGTCATTGCAAAGGGAGGAATTACATCCAGCGATGTAGGAACCAAAGCGCTTGCAGTAAAAAAGGCCAATGTGCTGGGACAGATAAAGCCGGGGATTCCTGTGTGGCAGACAGGGCAGGAAAGCAAGTTTCCTATGACTCCGTATGTAATCTTCCCGGGAAACGTAGGAGAAATCACTACGCTGAAAGAAGCGGTTGAAGTATTGATGATTAAGTAA
- the garR gene encoding 2-hydroxy-3-oxopropionate reductase, which produces MKVGFIGLGIMGRPMAKNMVKAGVDLMVADLNKEAVADVVAAGAKEGTYAQIGAECGVVFTIVPNGDIVKSILFDEGGVASTLKAGSIVCDMSSVTPVESKECYTRLKEKGVGFIDAPVSGGEPGAVAGTLAIMAGGEEKDFQALKEYFDILGSSALLIGGSGSGSVTKLANQIIVNNTIAVVSEAFVLAAKAGADPQKVYEAIRGGLAGSAVLDAKIPMIVERNFKPGGPIRINHKDIKNVVNTAHAVDVPIPYTAQLYEILQTLKIHGHMEDDHAGIVQYFEKLADVEVKKFD; this is translated from the coding sequence ATGAAAGTAGGGTTTATCGGACTTGGAATTATGGGAAGGCCTATGGCAAAGAATATGGTGAAGGCAGGCGTTGACCTGATGGTAGCGGATTTGAACAAAGAAGCTGTTGCCGACGTTGTGGCTGCCGGTGCGAAAGAAGGTACATATGCGCAGATCGGGGCAGAATGCGGCGTGGTGTTCACAATCGTGCCAAACGGCGATATCGTGAAATCGATTCTTTTTGATGAGGGCGGAGTTGCGTCTACTTTAAAGGCGGGCAGCATTGTATGCGATATGAGCTCGGTTACGCCGGTAGAATCTAAGGAATGCTATACTAGGCTGAAAGAGAAGGGCGTCGGATTCATAGATGCACCGGTATCCGGAGGCGAGCCGGGAGCGGTCGCGGGAACACTTGCGATTATGGCAGGAGGAGAAGAGAAAGATTTCCAGGCGTTGAAAGAATACTTTGATATCCTGGGCTCTTCTGCCTTGTTAATCGGCGGTTCCGGAAGCGGCAGTGTTACCAAACTTGCCAATCAGATTATCGTAAATAATACGATCGCCGTTGTATCGGAAGCTTTCGTACTGGCAGCCAAGGCAGGGGCAGATCCACAGAAAGTATATGAAGCGATCCGGGGCGGGCTGGCAGGAAGCGCGGTTCTGGATGCTAAGATCCCGATGATCGTAGAGCGCAATTTCAAGCCGGGCGGTCCAATCCGAATTAACCATAAGGATATTAAGAATGTGGTAAATACCGCACATGCGGTGGATGTACCGATACCATATACCGCTCAACTCTATGAGATTCTCCAGACATTAAAAATCCATGGACATATGGAAGATGACCATGCCGGCATCGTACAGTATTTTGAGAAACTGGCAGACGTTGAAGTAAAGAAATTCGACTAA
- a CDS encoding GntR family transcriptional regulator: MIPLNEQAYQHLQNLIITNRLSYQEIYSETKLSKELGISRTPFRDAIHRLAQEGYIDIIPSKGFMLHQLSRKDVNETFQVRSALESYCTLQISKTFQSRNAKKLFKELDGIMEKLKRVLDSTQSIKEFCEYDFQFHTKIIEYLDNEQFCSIYNTFMYRMRRLAELSLSHKGRMKNTYEEHLAILNAMKSGDTENIFDVTLKHMETPRGINLEDL, encoded by the coding sequence ATGATACCGTTAAACGAACAAGCATACCAGCATCTTCAGAATCTCATTATAACCAACAGGCTTTCCTATCAGGAAATCTATTCAGAAACCAAATTATCAAAGGAACTGGGTATATCCCGTACTCCGTTCCGGGATGCCATCCATCGGCTGGCCCAGGAAGGCTATATTGATATTATCCCAAGCAAAGGCTTTATGCTGCACCAGTTGAGCCGCAAGGATGTCAATGAGACATTCCAGGTACGTTCAGCCCTGGAATCTTACTGTACCTTGCAGATTTCCAAGACTTTCCAAAGCCGGAATGCGAAGAAATTATTTAAGGAATTGGATGGGATTATGGAAAAACTGAAACGCGTACTGGATTCTACCCAGTCTATTAAAGAATTCTGCGAGTACGATTTCCAGTTCCACACGAAAATCATAGAGTATCTTGACAATGAACAGTTCTGTTCTATTTACAATACCTTCATGTACCGGATGCGGAGACTTGCAGAACTCTCCCTCTCCCATAAAGGAAGAATGAAAAATACTTATGAAGAACATCTTGCAATACTGAACGCCATGAAATCAGGCGATACAGAGAATATCTTTGATGTAACCTTAAAGCATATGGAAACTCCAAGAGGAATTAACTTGGAGGATCTATAA
- a CDS encoding secondary thiamine-phosphate synthase enzyme YjbQ: protein MNLYEHHIATSDSQQMSKVTNMIREDIKKSHISEGIVVVYSPHTTAGFTINENADPDVVHDMLYGLEESFPTRTRYYQHMEGNSHAHIKTSFMGASQTLILHDGELVLGIWQDVYFCEFDGPRNRTFYVKIIEG from the coding sequence ATGAATCTCTACGAACACCACATAGCGACAAGCGATTCCCAGCAGATGTCCAAAGTTACCAATATGATCCGGGAAGATATTAAAAAGAGTCACATATCAGAAGGAATTGTCGTTGTCTATTCTCCCCATACGACGGCGGGATTTACCATTAATGAGAACGCGGATCCGGATGTCGTGCATGACATGCTGTATGGACTTGAAGAATCATTTCCTACCAGGACGCGGTATTACCAGCATATGGAAGGCAATTCCCACGCGCATATTAAGACCAGCTTCATGGGGGCGTCCCAGACTTTGATCTTGCATGACGGAGAACTGGTGCTTGGCATCTGGCAGGATGTGTATTTCTGCGAATTTGACGGACCCAGAAACCGTACATTCTATGTCAAGATTATAGAGGGATAG
- a CDS encoding patatin-like phospholipase family protein, producing MTTATIVLEGGATRGVFTSGALDYLMEQDLYLSHVIGVSAGSCNGVDYVSKQPGRTRDCMIHKEKEYSYYYGFTKFIREKSLLDMDMVFDKYPNELFPFDFDTYFASEMECEIVTTNCETGRAEYMKEEGDRDRLMKLCRASSSMPLVSPIVNVDGIPYLDGGLADSIPIKRALEKGNDKIVLILTRNPGYRKKPTTKAVANLYRRAYKKYPNLVRTTIRRNHVYNRQMELVERLEEEGRIFVLRPLIPTVSRLEKDYDTLMHFYEHGYKTMKKEYKALIEYLEA from the coding sequence ATGACGACAGCAACGATTGTACTTGAGGGAGGGGCTACCAGGGGAGTGTTTACTTCAGGCGCCCTGGATTATCTGATGGAGCAGGATTTGTATCTGTCCCATGTGATCGGCGTATCGGCCGGCTCCTGCAATGGAGTGGACTATGTTTCAAAGCAGCCCGGCAGAACCAGGGACTGCATGATACACAAGGAGAAAGAATATAGCTATTATTATGGATTTACTAAGTTCATACGGGAAAAGAGCCTGTTAGATATGGATATGGTATTTGACAAGTATCCCAATGAACTGTTTCCCTTTGACTTTGATACTTATTTTGCCTCGGAGATGGAGTGCGAGATCGTGACTACGAACTGTGAGACTGGACGGGCAGAATATATGAAGGAAGAGGGCGACAGAGACAGGCTTATGAAACTGTGCCGGGCCTCCAGCAGCATGCCGCTTGTATCCCCCATCGTGAATGTGGACGGTATTCCCTATCTGGACGGAGGGCTGGCGGATTCGATTCCGATTAAAAGAGCGCTGGAGAAAGGAAATGATAAGATTGTTCTGATCCTGACCAGGAATCCGGGATACCGCAAGAAGCCTACCACGAAGGCGGTAGCCAATCTGTACCGGAGAGCCTATAAGAAGTATCCGAATCTGGTGCGCACCACCATACGGCGCAACCATGTGTATAACAGGCAGATGGAACTGGTGGAACGGCTGGAGGAAGAAGGAAGAATATTCGTGCTCAGGCCGCTGATCCCTACGGTGTCAAGGCTTGAGAAGGATTATGATACGCTGATGCATTTCTATGAGCATGGCTATAAGACTATGAAGAAAGAATACAAGGCGCTGATAGAATACCTGGAAGCCTAG